The Aedes albopictus strain Foshan chromosome 2, AalbF5, whole genome shotgun sequence region AAGTGTAAAGAAAAGTTGTTCGTGAACGCTCATTCCTCTTGCAGCTCGCAGGATTTCGAAGACGAACGCCATCGACCCAGCAGTCTCGAAATAAAGCAGTACCCAGGAAAACCATGCCCAATTTGTGAAAAACCAGGACACAAGGTTCATGAATGCGAAGACTTCAAGAATTTCAGTTTGGGTGACCGTTGGAAGCGTGTAGAAGAGCATCATTTGTGTCGACGGTGCTTGATAGCACATGGAAAATTTCCCTGCAAAGCTACGTCATGTGGATTCGAGGAATGTGCAGAGCGGCATCACAAGCTGTTGCATCCAGGCCGGCCGCAACTAGCAGTACCGGCTAGGAATACATCAGAAACCGAAACAGTCAACGTCCACAAAGATAGTAAAGTCACCACGCTCTTTCGTATCGTACCTGTGACGTTGTTCAACAACGAAAAATTCGTCCACACGTATGCCTTCTTGGATGAAGGGTCTTCGTCTACTTTGGTCGATGCACGAATTGCTCGGGAGCTGGGAGCTTTAGGTGAATCCTATCCACTCTGCCTACAGTGGACCGGTAAAGTGGAACGCACAGAGGAAAACTCACAGCTGATTAGTCTTGAAATATCAGGTCGTGGCGCGCAAAAACGACATGTGCTGAAAGCGGCTCATACCGTGGAAAACCTGTGTCTTCCCAGTCAAAACCTACCATTCAGTCAACTAGCCAAACAGTTCCCGTACCTCCGTGATTTACCTGTTGAAGAATATAGCAGCGCAGTTCCAACCATCCTAATTGGCTTGGACAATactcatctaaaaattcctcTCAAAACTCGGGAAGGTAGAATTGGACAACCGGCTGCAGCGAAAACCAGATTGGGATGGACGGTGTATGGCCCAATTTCTGACCAGGGTTCTCCATCGGGACTGTGTCTCTTTCATCTACACCATGGAGCTCGAAGGTCTGACGATGATCTACGCGATCTGGTGAAGGATTTTTTCTCGACAGAGAATGTTGGCGATGCAGTTGTGCCTGTACTGGAAAATTACGATGAAACACGTTCGAGGAAGATGCTGGATGACACGACTACCCGTCTGCGCTCCGGACGGTTTCAAACGGGGCATTTCTGGAAAAACGACCACATCTACTTCCCAGACAGCAGGCCCATGGCGGAGAACAGGATGAAATCATTGGATCGCCGTTCCTCGCGAAAACTGGAGCTGTTCGACAATCTGAAGCAGTGGATAGTCGAGTATAGGGAGAAGTGGGAACGTTGTCTACGTGCGGAGACGATAGGAGGTCCAGATTATGCGGAAGCTAAGGAGGTCCAGCTCTCTCTTACCAGGGAAGAGCTTCAGCGCAGGTATCGCGAATGCTGCCTTCGACTTCAAGAATCCTCCCGTGCTGCCGAAGAATTATTACGTCACTGCAACGGAGAGACACCAGTTCGATGTAAAACGGCTATCTGGCGGTTCATAGCGCGGAGGGTGTCACCCACGGAAATCTACAGTGACCGGGGAACCAGTTTTGTTGGATTCAGCGGTGAGTTACAGAATCAGCCTAAAGGAACCACCCTGGAACTAGCTTCGACTTTCCCCAAAACTGTCATTCAATGGCGCTTCAACCCTGCTGTTGCGCCGCACATGGGGGGGTCTTGGGAGCGTATGGTTCGGTCCGTTAAGTGTGCCCTGGCTTCGCTATCTGTCGAACGAAAGCCGAGTGAAGAAGTTTTGGTCCCTTTGGTAGTAGAAGTGGAATCGGTAGTAAATTCGAGGCAGTTGACCTACATGCCCATCGAGACCTCGGATCATGAGGCACTATCTCCGAATTATTTTCTCATGCTGAGCATAAGCGGGATGAATCAGCCTCCGACACAGCTCGTGGACGACAAGCTGGATCTACGTTCCAGTTGGATTTTGCATCGATACTGTAACGGATGGATTAGAGGGCGAGTGCTGCGAGTGTTTCCTGGACGAGATGGCAGACGTCGCAGCGCTAATGTTAAGACGTCAACTGGTGTTCTACGACGTCCGGTGTTTAAATTGGCCGTCCTGGAAGTGGCTGATACCGCTCGTGTGAACACGGAGCAATACGGGTCGGGGAATGTTCAGGACGGAGCCATAGTACCCCAGTTTCCCCCGGCACTCAACCGATGTGAGAACTCATCGAGAACGATTAATAATAATCAAAACCAATTGTATTGGGACACACAATTAGTATTCAGGCAGACACCGCAAGATAGAGAGGACAGGATTATACAGAGAAAGGACTGAAAATGTAAGCTATCGGactgaattaaattgaaaaaacatGCAACTTAATAGTTAGTTTGAACATAAAAACTATTCATGCAAACTAttacttataaactatgttaatacttaaaaataattaattaaatttgaTTTACAGCTAAAAGCGAATTCCACCGTAAAAAGCGAGTTTTGCTCTTTGGACGGTCCGAAAACCATCACCTGTCGCAACATCCACTATCAACGGAGATGCGTCATGGACCTCGGTGATGAATGGAAAGCTTCACTCGTCGAACTTGACATCTTTGGCTGGGTCCTCTTCAATGCCAGGTGACGAGGAATTGAGGGTTGTTTTTTCTCAAAAGGATCAGCAGACAGTGGCACAGATTACTGATATCGATTGACAAATTGAGCTCGTTAGAAATCTCTTCGCATTGGACGTTTTCCGATTAGCTTACCGCCGAACTTCATCACAGCTTTCTTCTTCATGAAAGTCACATCCACGTTCGCTTTTGCCTTTTTCTTCACGGATAGGAAATTTGTCTGCAGCTCAGATACGAAGAGCACATCCTTCAGGTAGCGCTCGTATCTTCCTTATTGACGCCCTTTATTATAGTACCTGGATGCCACGGCGTCAAGAATTGACCGTCCTTAGCCACGTTGATGCCTAGTGGCTGCTTTAACTTCGTGAGGTCTACGAAACAGTTCATTACGTTGACAAGATGATCCGTGGTGCCAGAATCCAGCTTGAAGGACATATTTCCCTCACTCTCGGCAGAACAGCTTCAAGTCATGAACACCACCGCCTTGCCTCCAGATCCAGATACAGCATTTGCTCCGGATCGTCCATCCGACTCCAATTTCACGTGACAGTCCTTGGCATTGTGTCCCTTCTTTAACGATTACATTCACCAGCAAACATCGACTTCTGTTTCGAACCTTGGAATGTGGTAGGGTTTTCTTGGGAGGAATTTTACAGCCGATCGGTTTTCTTGAGTTCTTTAGCAAGAAGGCGCTCTCGCACAACTCCCAGCTTCAAGTTTTCTTCCTCAAGATTCTCCAGTGCAGTAACCAAGGGATCGAACGATTTAGGTAGGCTGGCAATTAAAAAGCTGCGAAACGACGTTGTTTTCTTTGAGCTTCGCTCCGGCCAGTTTCAGCTGTCGAATCAACATGATAGTTTCACTATTTTAAGCTTTGCTAGCTGCTTCCTGACAAAGGTTTGCGACGAGATCGATTTCTTGGCATACACGGTCTCCAGGTTTCTCCATATTTCCCTTGCCGTCGCCTTGTCCTGGACGAGGCGCAGCAAGTCGTCGTGAATGAACAGGCAAGTGCGTATCCCATTCATCACGTTGTTGATTCAATATTATCAAAAATTTGATATTTAACTAATTAATGTAATGTTGCCCTATCCTGAACATGCCCCTGGTGATCACTTGTATTTGTGTAAGCAATACGTATTTCGTGTTACGTGTGGCTGAGCTATTTCCGCTCGTTCTGTTGTGCCTTTTTCGTCACACAATTAGCACTGAAATACAATAACGTATAAACTCAAAAATTGCTATAAATATCATCGAAAAACCGACGCCCCATTGAACATCTTCACCATGAAAAGGTGAACAAACATATTAGATAATTTATTGTTCCATAGCTCCGTGCACATCTGATTATGTTCTCTATTCCCTCTCTTTCTCTAAACCAAAACTGCACTTGCAGAATAGTCTGAATCGCTATGGAAAAGTCATCCCGCCCCGTGAGAAATCGTAAAAGAAGTAGGTTAGTTGAAACGAATGAGAGTTTTAATCCTgcccttgtttttttttactgcaacACTCACTGAAATTAACGTACCGTGCTTTATATTTGTTTGCCCCGATTTAATTTTAGATACGATCATCAAATCCAACACGTATCATGTAATTTTTGCATGTTTCTTTCCTAACAACAACCGTTTCCGAAGACGCGATGCCTGTATGGGTATGTCACGAGTCCGAAAAACACGACCGAAAACATTGCTTGTTTTCTCGCGGCGCATGCGTGATCATTTTCACGATCACAAACCCACTAACATCATCGTGTGAAATTCACACTCTCTCCTCAATCATCATCAACAGTTACTGATCGACCGCTAGGTAACGAAACGATACACACAGACGACGCTCACGCTGAAACAGGTTGCTGCTGAAACGAGATATTGCTACTAAACTGTGTTTTTGTTTGCTGTTTTAAGTTTGTTGAACTAGTACGATCACATGTCTCCTGGCGCTTCGATGATCGTTTGAAGGTTGTAGTCGAAAATACTTGGACACAGAAGCATAgttgtaacttttttttgtttgtacataaaaaaaaatcttaaagcatTTGATTATTCATTGATCATTAGTTTACAATAAAAGGATCGCTACTACTTTCCTTCAGCATTATTGGTCCTGATCGCGCCGCACATTCCCTAAATTACGTTTCACCTGATCCACTCATTCTAAcggctgcgctccacgtctaaGAGTGCCAGctatttttgaaacaaactggcTATTTCTCGGCACTCTTACAACATGTCATGCTCATTGTATCCTTCCAACTTGTGCTAGTTTATGATTGCTGAATTCGCGGCAGAGTCCAACGGACTCTTGATTACGTCTTCGcatacaccgttcttctgcaaacGAGCAGAAATGGTTCTTAGTTGGATATAACTTTTTCAAACACAGTACAACTGGTGCGTTTCAGCCTTTATGATGAACGAGTAAATTAAAAGCTACGCATATTTTTCTGTGTCCATTCCTTCTACAACACATTAACCATTAATTCATGAATCGTTCTTTTATAGAAAAGTATGGCCACCAGGCGACATCCATCGGCCGATCAAGCGCCTCTTCACGCCGGAAATCAAACGCATGCTGAAGGATTGGCTCGTTCGACGACGCGAGAATCCCTATCCCAACCGGGAGGAAAAGAAACAGCTGGCCTACGAAACCGGTCTGACCTATACGCAGATCTGCAACTGGTTTGCCAACTGGCGCCGGAAGCTCAAGAACTCCGGTAACGATCCCATCAAGAAAACCTGGGGCAACTTGATCAAGAACTACAACACCAACGCCAAGGGCAACGTGGAGCAGTTCAGCATCTGCTCGGAAGACAGCATTTGGGGTGAAAATGGGGACGGTTCGCATAGCTCGCAATCGCCACCGCCGGGTGGTTTTTCCAAGCGATCGTATCCAGCTTACAGTAATGGACATCACAGtagcaataataacaataatagcaAAGCCTTCGTGAATTACATGAAGTACATGGGAAGAAGGAACAGTGAAACTTCCGATGATGAAAGACCTGGTGCCTATCCCGGTAATATGTTCATGGATCACTGTTATACCCCCAATAACTACAGCGCCGTGTTTGGGCTTCCCGGGCAGCCGCAATGTTTCCAGGTTTGTATATAAATAGAAATTAAATTTAATGTTGAATCTTCTAGAGTATATACTGCGAGAGCACAACCAACTCATTCGTGTATACCAGTACACGATTCTCTGCAAGTAGTTTCCGAGAATCTTATACAAGTACTCAGGTATTATCAAGACTTAATGGAGCTCTGGCTCTAGCAGCCAAACGGGCAGTATTGAATCATCAAGGGTCATTACTGCACAGTAGCAAATCCCCCTCTTACGCTGGAACGCTATCTCGCCGGTCTTAGCAACTGACAAAATAGCTCCCACGGTTCCCCTTACAGAAGCCAAATTGGTTACTCGAGAGACACATTACAccatcggtgtgcctcaacagtcggttgaggatgatcttctcgagcaccttaACCGCCGCGTCTGAAAAGCATTTTGGTCTATATGCCGGATGGTTTCCCCGGTTTTAGCAATAGGACCAAGCTCTACCTCTTCCAAATCTTAGGGGAGATTCCGttgtccaggtatttctgcatagcagatttGAACATCTCAGGAGCCTCTGTAGCTATTTTTAGGTCCCTCATCGTCAGCCCCAGCCCACAGCGGTCCTATGAACGAAAGTAGGCCAAGGActcggatcatgacgcggaaagagcCCCTCGAGGATCCTCTCCAGCGTCTCTCTCCGGCCATTACGAGGACCCTGTATGTATCACCCCATAGGTCCATGTTGGCACACTAACATAGCCGACTTGGACAGCCGCTAATGCCATTCGTCACTCATTTCTCTCCTCGTCAGTGCGTGATCGTTGCATCCGTCGCCTAGCTAGTAGACTGAGTCGAGCATGAGTCTACCAGTAGGCCGGTGGTCTTCCATTCCTAGGAAGGACTTTCCTGGGCATGGTAGCATCGACCACcgaggaggcgcataacagctacagaagaggcTCCTATCAACTTTGGCCTCCTCGGATCCCTCATAAGATGcaggacaccaactcctgaactgGGTTTTCATTGGTTGTTCACCATTTTGAAACCACCCACGACCCGATTGCCATTATTCGCGCATACTCGGAATGGATTCGCTGTAATGACATACGTTCTCTAATCAACGGCTGCCTGACTCAACTGGCAGGTGATCTAGTCCAGATTTTTCACCTTTTAGAGTCGCGTCTGCAGCGATAGCTCTCACCtcgacaccctcaccaaggacctcttctaccCAGAAACCTGCAAGCGCCCTTCCACGTTTTGACTCTCTTGAGCTCGAGGTACGAGTACGTCGAATACTGCGTCAAGCTGCTGTGTAGCCGCTTCCATGACGGAAATCAGATTTCTAGTGTTGGTCCTCATCAACCACGCCCCGACTCCGACCTCTCCCAGCTAAGATATGACAAGACACCGTTAGACAATACTTTACTGAAGAGAGCCAATAATAAGCTTTAAAGAGGCCGATGATTGGTGGAAGATGCGCACATACTATTTACCTTACCATACAGGTCAGACCAACACCTGAGTATTCTCtgttgtacgtaggagtcgtcccttgtctactcggttcatggctgcgtgtctccagttccacactctgcgaagggtccgcaaatcgtcctccacttgatcaacccacctagctcactacgcaccacgtcttcttgtaccggtcggatgactcttgagaaccattttagtcaggttgctatccgaaatcctgatgacgtgacccgcccaccgtagcctcccgattttcgcggcgtGGACGATGgtggattctctcagcagctgatgcagctcgtggttcattcgccttctccaagccccgtcttccatctgcactccgccgatgatggtacgcaacaccttccgttcgaaagctccaagggcgcgttggtcctctgcacgtagggtccatgcctcgtgcccatagaggactactggtCTAGTCAGCGTTTGGTAGattgttaacttcgtgtgacggcgaactttgttcgatcgcacAGTtcggcggagtccaaagtaagctggaTCTCCTTCCACATTGCGTCTCTGActttctctgctggtatcgttgccacaatgcatctctgactttctctgctggtgtcgttgtcggcggtcaccagtgagcccaagtacacaaattcttcaaacgtctcgatttcatcatcgtcgatagaAACTCGGGGTGGCGAGCGCGATAATTCCTCCCTGGAGACCTTTGCCGTCATACACTTTATCtgcgacacattaataactaaagcgattcgcctggcttcattcttcagtcggatgtcCGTTCCGACAtcatctcaaatttgcgagctataatatcaatatcatcagcgataccaagcagctgaacggacttcgggaaaatcgttccactcgtgtttatacccgctctccttattacaccttctaaagcaatgctaaacagcaagcacgaaagaccaccacCCTCTGC contains the following coding sequences:
- the LOC109433275 gene encoding uncharacterized protein LOC109433275 isoform X1, yielding MEKSSRPVRNRKRSRKVWPPGDIHRPIKRLFTPEIKRMLKDWLVRRRENPYPNREEKKQLAYETGLTYTQICNWFANWRRKLKNSGNDPIKKTWGNLIKNYNTNAKGNVEQFSICSEDSIWGENGDGSHSSQSPPPGGFSKRSYPAYSNGHHSSNNNNNSKAFVNYMKYMGRRNSETSDDERPGAYPGNMFMDHCYTPNNYSAVFGLPGQPQCFQVTSTTEECHPDFNCNTNSIIAANFPNAYRAQNGTIYLTPSTTVSPSISHRSTSKYKNSIMEKYLRDLGEVDPADQEPPNGDYLMAPNPFQKLSAQSQLNIAPVGQMTGCEARGPPSLSKWLESTAKFTPSKNNYIDWDQPGRPSGSKKRYHSSCYQPSEQSPQPRSSSQPPQDTESSGEFGVHQKDEIDAAEALTRLANNFRMKFYT
- the LOC109433275 gene encoding uncharacterized protein LOC109433275 isoform X2 produces the protein MEKSSRPVRNRKRSRKVWPPGDIHRPIKRLFTPEIKRMLKDWLVRRRENPYPNREEKKQLAYETGLTYTQICNWFANWRRKLKNSGNDPIKKTWGNLIKNYNTNAKGNVEQFSICSEDSIWGENGDGSHSSQSPPPGGFSKRSYPAYSNGHHSSNNNNNSKAFVNYMKYMGRRNSETSDDERPGAYPGNMFMDHCYTPNNYSAVFGLPGQPQCFQVTSTTEECHPDFNCNTNSIIAANFPNAYRAQNGTIYLTPSTTVSPSISHRSTSKYKNSIMEKYLRDLGEVDPADQEPPNGDYLMAPNPFQKLSAQSQLNIAPVGQMTGCEARGPPSLSKWLESTAKFTPSKNNYIDWDQPGPSGSKKRYHSSCYQPSEQSPQPRSSSQPPQDTESSGEFGVHQKDEIDAAEALTRLANNFRMKFYT